CGAGCGTCGCACGATTTTGTCATCGAATCTCTAACTCAGGACACTAGTTAGTGACAAGCCATGGCGAGAGACCGCCACGCTGGACATGGTGCTCGAGGTCTGGCGCAGGCGGAAGTGGTTGGCGATCGTGACCTTTGCCGCGGTCTTCCTGCCGGCGCTCACGATCGTCCTGTCCTTCCGGATATCTATTATCGCGCCACCGCCACGCTCCTCGTAGACCGACAGCAGGTGGCCGAGGCGTTCGTGAAATCCGCCGTCACCGGTGAGGGGACCGAGACCAGACTCGAAACCATCAAGCAGGAGATGCTGAGCGGCGCGGTGCTCACCTGGCTGGTTCGGAGCTTCAACCTCAATCCGGGCGGCCGCACCTCGCTGGGAGAGGCCGTCGAGCGGACGGCGCGCGACATCAAGATCGAGCGACGGGCGCGATGACTGTGGCGCCCTCACCCGGGACGTAGCCCTTCGCATCTGGTCGCCCTCGCCCGGCCCTGGAGGCGCGGGCTCTCTCGAGACAAACCGGCCGATTCCGTTGTCCAACAGTCTGGATTTAGAAAGGAAACGATCATGAGATCACGCTGGGGAAAGCTCACGCTCGCTCTCTTGGTGCTCGGGGCCGGCCTCGCGTTTGCGGCGGGGCTCGTGTCCGCGGCCGCAGTCATGCTGGATTGGGAGGTTCGCGGCAGTGGGACCGTGGGCGGGATCTGTTCGACGTCGCCCTTCCTTACTTCGGGCTGCACGGCCATTTCAGGCGGCTCGGCGATCGGGACGCATGTCGGCAACAGCACCTGGACCCTGAACGTCACGACCGGCGCCGTCCCCGTAGCGAACTCGTCGGGCGGCAATTGTTTCGTCGCCAACGGCACGGGTGACGTCACCGCGGCGAATGGAGACGTCGTCAGCTACAAGACCGTGGGCTGGCTCTGCGAGGAGGACAGCTCCACCTCGCCCTATCACTACAATGGAACGTTCCGCATCACCGGCGGGACGGGCCGGTTCTCTGCCGCCGTCGGGGCAGGAAACGTGGCCTCCAGCAACGTGAGAGGCGGCACGAGCTATATCCACATCGACGGAGTGATCAACTACTAGTCGGGTCTCACGGCCGGAGCTTCCGCAAGGCGCCTCACGGCCGGGAGGCGCCTCGCGGCCGGCTCGCCGCCACAAAGACTCGACTGGACCACCACCCACGTTCGCGGAGTCACACCCTGTTTGACCCCTATCGAGGTCTTTTCCACCTGCCCGCCGTCCGGCGGCTTTCCCGGGGACGGCTATGTTCGGCACGTCATCGATGTCGCGCGCTGGAGCGACGAGGCCGAATGCCGGGGGATCCTCGTCTACGCGGACAACTCCCAGGTCGACCCCTGGCTCGTGTCGCAGATCATCGTTCAGAACACGAAGACGTTGTGCCCGCTGGTGGCCGTGCAGCCGGTCTACACCCACCCCTACACGGTGGCCAAGCTGGTCACGTCGCTCGCGCAGTCAAGAAACTTCGCGAAGGTGCGCTCGAAGGCGTTGCTGCACGGGACGAGGTTGAACACGCATTTCATTCCCTCCCAGACGGGTTCGGCCCCATCTTGTCCTTGAGCTCGCCGTAGACGATTCGCTCGAATTCCGCCTTCGTCGCCTGCCCGTCGAGCAGGAGGCGCACCTCCTGGAACCCGAGCCTCGGCAGCGCGTCGGCCACCGCGCGCGCGTCGGCCACCGCCGCGTTCAGCGCGTCGGCGTGGCGATAGCTGTTGATCCCGACCACGACCGCCCACGAGCGGCCCGGCAGCGTGCGAACGCGCGCCTTCAGCTCGGGGAAACGAGGAGCAAAGGAAGAGCAAAGAAATCGAGCGTTCCGGCGTGATCCGAGTCAGCTAGCCCAGCGATTCTACGGGCGAGAAATCGATTCGCCGGGACGTATGCGGGTGAAGTCGAAGTTCATCGCCGCACTACCACATCACGCATCCACCATCGACCATGAGCGCCTGGCCGGTGATGTAGCGCGCCTCGTCGGAGGCGAGGAAGACGGCCGCCGCCCCGATGTCCTCCGGATGCTGCTCGGTCTTCATCGGCACGAGGTCGGCGACGCGCTTCTCGAAGACCTGGCGCGGCGTCATGCCCTTGAACGCGGGGTTCGTCTCGGCGAGGTGGGCCGCGAGCTTCTGCCAGAAGTCGGTCCAGAGCACGCCCGGGCAGATCGCGTTGACGGTGATCCGGTGCTGGGCGAGCTCCTTGGCCACGATGCGCGTGAACGTGATGACCCCCTGCTTGGCGACGCTGTACGGCGGCATCGTCACCGACGTCGCCGGGCCCGCGATGGACGCGATGTTGATGATCCGCCCCGCCTTCCGCTCGATGAAGTGCGGCGCGATCGCCTTGCAGGTGAGGAAGACTGACTTGGTGTTGACCGCGAACGCGCGGTCCCAGTCCTCCTCGGTGTTGTTGGTGAACGGCATGCCGGGCGGCGCCGCCATGCCCGCGTTGTTCACGAGGATGTCGACCTTGCCGAACGCCTCGCGGGTGCGGTCGACCATCGCCTTGACGTCCGCGGCGCTCGTCACGTCGGTCTTCATCGCGACGACCTTGCGGCCGAGCGTCTTGACCTCGCCGGCGACCTTCTCCGCGTTCAGCACCTGGATGTCGGGGATCGCGATGTCGGCGCCTTCGCGGGCCATCGCGAGCACGATGCCGCGCCCGATGCCGCTGCCTCCGCCCGTCACGACCGCGACCTTGCCCGCGAGCCGCATGGACTCCTCCCGGCGATCTATAATCGACGTCCCGGAGGCACTCATGACAACACACCCGCTCAGGAGCCGCAACTGGTTCGGGCGCAACGACCTCGACGGCTTCGCGCACCGCTCGTGGCTCAAGACCGAAGGGTTCAGCGACGCGGTCTTCGACGGGCGTCCCGTCGTCGGGATCGCGAATTCCTGGTCGGAGCTCACGAACTGCAACGCGCATCTCCGCCAGGTGGCGGAGGCCGTGAAGCGCGGCGTGTGGTCCGCGGGCGGCTTCCCCCTCGAGTTCCCGACGATCTCGCTCGGCGAGGTCCTCATGAAGCCGACCGCGATGCTGTTCCGCAACCTCATGGCGATGGACGTCGAGGAATGCATCCGCGCCTACCCCCTCGACGCGGTCGTGCTCCTCTCGGGCTGCGACAAGACCACGCCGGCGATGCTGATGGGCGCCGCGTCGGCCGACGTTCCGGCGATCATGGTCACGGGCGGTCCGATGCTCAGCGGCAAGTGGCGCGCCGAGGAGCTCGGCTCGGGCACCGACCTGTGGCGCCTGTGGGCCGAGCGGCGCGCGGGGCGCATGACGGACGAGGAGCTCTGCGAGGCGGAGTCGTGCATGTCGCGCTCGTCGGGCCACTGCATGGTGATGGGCACGGCCTCGACGATGGCCTCGATGGCGGAGGCGCTCGGGATGACGCTGCCCGGCGGCGCGGCGATCCCCGCGCCCGACTCGCGCCGGCTCGCGCTCGCCGAGCTCTCGGGCCGGCGCGCGGTCGAGCTGGCGCGGGCCGGCGGGCCGACGCCCTCGGCGATCCTCACGGCCCGGGCGTTCGACAACGCGATCCGCGCCGACATGGCGGTCGGCGGCTCGACCAACGCCATCATCCACCTGGTCGCAATCGCGGGACGCGCCGGCGTGCCGCTGCCGCTCGCGCGGTTCGACGAGCTCTCGAAGACCACGCCGTTCCTCGCGAACCTGCGCCCGTCGGGCAAGTACCTCATGGAGGACTTCTTCTACGCGGGTGGCCTGCCCGCCGTCATGAAGGAGCTCCTGCCGCTCCTCCACGGCGACGCGCCGACGGTCAACGGCAAGTCCATGGCGGACAACGTCCGCGACGCCAAGTGCTGGAACGAGGACGTCATCCGCCCGCTCGGTATGCCGCTCGCCAAGGAAGGCGGCACCGTCATCCTCTTCGGCAACCTGTGCCCCGACGGCGCGGTGCTCAAGCAGTCGGCGGCCTCGCCGCACCTGCTGACCCACCGCGGCAGCGCCGTCGTCTTCGAGGACCACGAGGACCTCCACCGGAGGATCGACGACCCGTCGCTCCCGATCGACGAGACCTCCGTGCTCGTGCTGAAGCAGGTCGGCCCGAAGGGCGCCCCCGGGATGCCCGAGTGGGGCGCCGCCCCGATCCCCGCGCGGCTCCTCCAGAAGGGCGTGAAGGACCTGGTCCGCATTTCCGACGCGCGGATGAGCGGGACCTCCTACGGCACGGTGGTCCTGCACGTCGCTCCCGAGTCGGCCGTGGGCGGGCCGCTGGCCCTCGTGAGGGACGGCGATCAGATCGAGCTCGACGTCCCCGGGCGCCGGCTGACCCTCCGCGTGAGCGACGAGGAGCTGGCGAAGCGCAAAGCGGGGTGGAAGCCGCGGCCGCCGAAGTTCACCCGCGGCTACGGCCGGCTCTTCCTGGAGCACGTGCTGCAGGCGAACGAAGGGTGCGATTTCGACTTCCTCCGCGGCCAGACACCCGTCCGCCTCGAGGACACCGCCGGACCCTCGCACAGCTGAGAGCGGTCAGAAACTCACCGGCCGCGTGCTCAGCGGCTGGCCGCGGGCATGGGCCCGCGCGTCCAGCAGGGCTCGCGATCCTCCCGATTTCCGGCACTTGGCTCCGCCGATCCGCCTGGCACCCGGCTTGCGTAATTCACGTGTAAGAGCGGCAGGCCCGACGCGTTTTCTAAGGCGGCGGGACAAGGAGGATCGGGAGCATGCGGGATTTCTGGAAAAGCGGAACCTTCTGGCTGACCGTCGCCGCGATCGTCCTGCCGGGTGGCCTTGTCCTTCTCGCGCTGAATCTCGAGCCCGTTCGCGTCTACGCGCGCTCCTTCCGACGCGGCGCCTGAAGCGCCGCCCGTAGCGAGCCCCGAGCCGCCGCCAGCGTCCGCGCCGCGGCACGCGCGCCGAGCCCCCGTCGCGCCATCACGATCGCGAGCGAGACGCTCCCGTGCGCCCCGCCGAGCAGCCGGGTCGCGCGCACGCGGGAGACACCAGCCAGCTCCTCCACGAGCCGCGCCGCCCGCGCCCTGAGCTTCGCCGAGCGCGGCTGCAGGTCCACCATCAGGTTGCCGTAGACCTTCCCGAGCCGGGTCATGCTCGCGGTCGTCAGCGTGTTGAGGACGAGCTTCGTCGCGGTGCCCGCCTTGAGCCGCGTCGAGCCCGCGAGGACTTCGGGGCCGGTCGCCGGCGCGATGACGACGGTCGCGCCCGACGCTCGCCCCGCGCGCCGCCGTCGGACGTGGGGGTTGCACGCGACGAGCACGGTTGCGGCGCCGCGGCGCCGCGCCTCGGCGAGCGCCGCCGCGACGAACGGCGTCGCGCCGCTCGCGGACACGCCGACGACCACGTCGCCGCGCCGCACGCGCTCCCGCACCGCGCGCCGCGCCGCGCGCCCGTCGTCCTCCGCGCCCTCGCGCGATCTGAAGACCGCGCCGCGGCCGCCGGCGATGATCGCCCGCACGACGCCCGGCCGCGTGCCGAAGGTCGGCGGGCACTCCGCGGCCTCGAGGACGCCGAGGCGGCCGCTCGTGCCGGCGCCGACGAAGACGAGCCGTCCGCCGCCGCGGAGCGCCCGAACGATCAGCTCGACGGCCTCGGCGACATCGCGGCGGACGCGGCCGACAGCGGCGACAGCGCGGTGGTCCTCCCGGTTCATGAGCGCGGCGATCTCGAGCGCGGAGAGCCGATCGAGGGCGCGGCTCGCGCGGTTCGCGCGCTCGGTCGGGAGCCGCGCGTAGCGAATTCGCCGGGGCGCCACGCTCGCATGCTACTACTATCGGGCGGGATGCCCACCGTCCTCTCGGGGCTCGACGTCCTCGTCCACGACGCGCGCGCCCTCCTCCGCGGCCGGCGCGTCGGGCTCCTCGCCCACCAGGCGTCGGTGGACCGGCGCTACGCGCACGCGGCGCTCCTGCTCGGCGACGTCCGCGACGCGCGGCTCGTCGCCCTCTTCGCGCCGGAGCACGGCCTGTGGGGCTCGCTCCAGGACCACGCCGCCGTCGGGGCGGCGCGCGATCCCGTCACGGGGCTCCGCGTATGGAGCCTCTACGGCGCGCGGCGCGAGCCCGCGCCCGGGATGCTGCGGGGGCTCGACGACCTCGTCGTGGACCTCCAGGACGTCGGCGCGCGCTACTACACCTTCGTCTGGACGCTGGCGCTCGCGATGCGGGGGTGCGCGCGCGCGGGCGTGCGCGTCGTCGTGCTCGACCGCGCGAACCCGCTGGGCGGCGAGCGCCTCGAGGGCAACGTGCCCGACCCGGCGTTCGCCTCGTTCGTCGGCCTCTATCCCCTACCCGCGCGCCACGGACTGACGATCGGCGAGCTCGCCCTCTACCTGAACGCCGTCCACGGGCTCGGCT
The sequence above is drawn from the Candidatus Methylomirabilota bacterium genome and encodes:
- a CDS encoding glucose 1-dehydrogenase; translation: MRLAGKVAVVTGGGSGIGRGIVLAMAREGADIAIPDIQVLNAEKVAGEVKTLGRKVVAMKTDVTSAADVKAMVDRTREAFGKVDILVNNAGMAAPPGMPFTNNTEEDWDRAFAVNTKSVFLTCKAIAPHFIERKAGRIINIASIAGPATSVTMPPYSVAKQGVITFTRIVAKELAQHRITVNAICPGVLWTDFWQKLAAHLAETNPAFKGMTPRQVFEKRVADLVPMKTEQHPEDIGAAAVFLASDEARYITGQALMVDGGCVMW
- a CDS encoding caspase family protein; translated protein: MKARVRTLPGRSWAVVVGINSYRHADALNAAVADARAVADALPRLGFQEVRLLLDGQATKAEFERIVYGELKDKMGPNPSGRE
- the murQ gene encoding N-acetylmuramic acid 6-phosphate etherase; the encoded protein is MAPRRIRYARLPTERANRASRALDRLSALEIAALMNREDHRAVAAVGRVRRDVAEAVELIVRALRGGGRLVFVGAGTSGRLGVLEAAECPPTFGTRPGVVRAIIAGGRGAVFRSREGAEDDGRAARRAVRERVRRGDVVVGVSASGATPFVAAALAEARRRGAATVLVACNPHVRRRRAGRASGATVVIAPATGPEVLAGSTRLKAGTATKLVLNTLTTASMTRLGKVYGNLMVDLQPRSAKLRARAARLVEELAGVSRVRATRLLGGAHGSVSLAIVMARRGLGARAAARTLAAARGSLRAALQAPRRKERA
- a CDS encoding IlvD/Edd family dehydratase, with amino-acid sequence MTTHPLRSRNWFGRNDLDGFAHRSWLKTEGFSDAVFDGRPVVGIANSWSELTNCNAHLRQVAEAVKRGVWSAGGFPLEFPTISLGEVLMKPTAMLFRNLMAMDVEECIRAYPLDAVVLLSGCDKTTPAMLMGAASADVPAIMVTGGPMLSGKWRAEELGSGTDLWRLWAERRAGRMTDEELCEAESCMSRSSGHCMVMGTASTMASMAEALGMTLPGGAAIPAPDSRRLALAELSGRRAVELARAGGPTPSAILTARAFDNAIRADMAVGGSTNAIIHLVAIAGRAGVPLPLARFDELSKTTPFLANLRPSGKYLMEDFFYAGGLPAVMKELLPLLHGDAPTVNGKSMADNVRDAKCWNEDVIRPLGMPLAKEGGTVILFGNLCPDGAVLKQSAASPHLLTHRGSAVVFEDHEDLHRRIDDPSLPIDETSVLVLKQVGPKGAPGMPEWGAAPIPARLLQKGVKDLVRISDARMSGTSYGTVVLHVAPESAVGGPLALVRDGDQIELDVPGRRLTLRVSDEELAKRKAGWKPRPPKFTRGYGRLFLEHVLQANEGCDFDFLRGQTPVRLEDTAGPSHS